Proteins encoded within one genomic window of Sporohalobacter salinus:
- a CDS encoding nitroreductase family protein, giving the protein MEAILSRRSVREYTSEDIAEETINQLLKAAMSAPSAGNEKPWHFIVIEDQNILNQIADLHSDAEMLREAPVAILVCGDIELEKYDGYWVQDCSAATQNILITAEMKDLGSVWVGIHPDEDRENGIRDLFDLPENIIPLSAVALGKPAEKKAPIDRYDETRIHYNNW; this is encoded by the coding sequence GATATAGCTGAGGAAACAATAAATCAACTTTTGAAGGCAGCTATGTCGGCTCCTTCAGCAGGAAATGAAAAGCCTTGGCATTTTATTGTAATTGAGGATCAAAATATTTTAAATCAAATTGCTGATTTGCACTCTGATGCTGAAATGTTAAGAGAGGCTCCAGTAGCGATTTTAGTTTGTGGTGATATAGAATTAGAAAAGTATGATGGCTACTGGGTACAAGACTGTTCAGCAGCAACACAGAATATTTTAATTACTGCTGAAATGAAAGATTTAGGTTCTGTCTGGGTAGGAATTCATCCAGATGAAGATCGAGAAAATGGAATTAGAGATTTATTTGATTTACCGGAGAATATTATTCCCCTTTCTGCAGTTGCGCTTGGGAAGCCTGCTGAGAAAAAAGCACCAATTGACAGGTATGATGAGACTCGGATTCACTATAATAATTGGTAA